The following coding sequences lie in one Mesorhizobium sp. NZP2298 genomic window:
- a CDS encoding NAD-dependent epimerase/dehydratase family protein yields the protein MGKRIIFTGGSGKIGRHVIPYLLKHGHQVLNLDLTPLDVPDVDTVITNLADAGETYNALTLHFGFNEYFGGKGRGPVDAVVHFAALPRIFLRPDNAMFAANVQSTYNVIEAATKLGIRKIITASSETVYGVCFAEGVRDFTSFPVEEDYDVDPTDSYGLSKVLGEKIARSFASRTGADIYALRIGGVVEPHDYARFPEFLSDPSKRRRDAWTYMDARDLGQIVDLCIEKDGLGFQIFNAVNDNIVAELPTAEFLGKHAPSIPVTRAMDTFEGPISNRKLRDVLGFRQEYDWRTQRPG from the coding sequence ATGGGCAAGCGGATCATTTTCACCGGCGGCAGCGGCAAGATCGGTCGCCATGTCATACCCTATTTGCTGAAACATGGGCATCAGGTCCTCAACCTCGACCTGACACCGCTCGATGTGCCTGATGTCGACACCGTCATCACCAACCTTGCAGACGCCGGCGAGACCTACAATGCGCTGACGCTGCATTTCGGATTCAACGAATATTTCGGCGGCAAGGGCCGCGGCCCAGTCGACGCCGTCGTCCATTTCGCGGCGCTCCCGCGGATATTCCTGCGGCCGGACAACGCCATGTTCGCCGCCAATGTGCAGTCGACCTACAATGTGATCGAAGCCGCCACCAAGCTCGGCATCCGCAAGATCATTACCGCTTCCAGCGAAACGGTCTATGGCGTGTGCTTTGCCGAAGGCGTCCGCGATTTCACGTCGTTTCCGGTGGAAGAGGATTACGACGTCGATCCGACCGACAGCTACGGTCTTTCCAAAGTGCTCGGCGAGAAGATCGCGCGCTCTTTTGCCTCCCGCACCGGAGCCGACATCTATGCGCTGCGGATCGGCGGCGTCGTCGAACCGCATGACTATGCCCGTTTCCCGGAATTCCTGTCCGATCCCTCGAAACGGCGGCGCGACGCCTGGACCTATATGGACGCTCGCGATCTCGGCCAGATCGTCGATTTGTGCATCGAGAAGGATGGCTTGGGGTTCCAGATATTCAACGCCGTCAACGACAACATCGTGGCTGAGTTGCCGACGGCGGAGTTTCTGGGCAAACACGCACCCAGCATACCAGTCACACGCGCCATGGATACGTTCGAAGGACCGATCTCAAACCGCAAGCTGCGCGACGTCCTTGGCTTCCGGCAAGAATATGACTGGCGCACACAACGACCCGGTTGA
- a CDS encoding mandelate racemase/muconate lactonizing enzyme family protein encodes MKITDLRCAVIGKHPIVRVVTDEGVYGLGEVEYTKTYLKPFVLHFREALLGEDPTDVERVMLKIRQRGSFKPYGAAVSAIEHALWDIAGKAAGVPAYKLLGGKVRDKVRVYNGSIRRKRTGDRPEDYAADVKWMMEQPQNFFMVKQGISFHSNMKDSIEDFHYGVTQKKAGYHGAMDQGVISERGFNHMLDCVAAMKEVLGDKVSLALDCGPGWMLPDAIKFARAVEKYNLMWLEDMLTGDYVPWVNPQAYRELTTSTSTPIHTGEQIYLRHNFKELIETQAVRIIGPDPADIGGIAELKWVAEHAYMHSILMAPHGTANGLLGLGALINVCATLPANYIAFEYPSASDPWWEDLVIGLPAQIVKDSMVDLLEAPGLGLDIDAEAARKYLKEEDAGFFDR; translated from the coding sequence ATGAAGATCACCGATCTGCGCTGCGCGGTTATCGGCAAGCATCCGATCGTTCGCGTCGTCACCGACGAGGGCGTCTATGGTCTGGGCGAGGTGGAGTATACCAAAACCTATCTCAAGCCCTTTGTGCTGCATTTCCGCGAGGCGCTGCTCGGCGAGGACCCGACCGACGTCGAGCGGGTGATGCTGAAGATCCGCCAGCGCGGTTCATTCAAACCCTATGGCGCGGCGGTGAGCGCCATCGAGCATGCGCTATGGGACATTGCCGGCAAGGCCGCGGGCGTGCCGGCCTACAAACTCCTCGGCGGCAAGGTGCGCGACAAGGTGCGCGTCTACAACGGTTCGATCCGCCGCAAGCGCACGGGCGACCGGCCGGAGGACTACGCCGCCGACGTCAAATGGATGATGGAGCAGCCGCAGAACTTCTTCATGGTCAAGCAGGGAATCTCGTTCCACTCCAACATGAAGGACAGCATCGAGGACTTCCACTACGGCGTGACGCAGAAGAAGGCCGGCTATCACGGCGCCATGGATCAGGGCGTGATCAGCGAGCGCGGTTTCAATCACATGCTCGACTGCGTGGCGGCGATGAAGGAAGTGCTGGGCGACAAGGTCAGCCTGGCGCTCGACTGCGGCCCGGGCTGGATGCTGCCCGATGCGATCAAGTTCGCCCGAGCGGTCGAGAAGTACAATTTGATGTGGCTCGAGGACATGCTGACCGGCGACTATGTGCCCTGGGTCAATCCGCAGGCCTACCGGGAACTGACGACCTCCACCTCGACACCGATCCATACCGGCGAGCAGATCTATCTCAGGCATAATTTCAAGGAGCTGATCGAAACGCAGGCGGTCCGCATCATCGGTCCGGACCCGGCCGATATCGGCGGCATCGCCGAGCTCAAATGGGTCGCCGAGCACGCCTACATGCACTCGATCCTGATGGCGCCGCACGGCACCGCGAACGGTTTGCTCGGCTTAGGGGCGCTGATCAATGTCTGCGCCACCTTGCCCGCCAACTACATCGCCTTCGAATATCCGAGCGCCTCCGACCCGTGGTGGGAGGATTTGGTGATCGGCTTGCCGGCGCAGATCGTGAAGGACAGCATGGTGGACCTGCTGGAAGCGCCGGGGCTGGGCCTCGACATCGACGCCGAAGCGGCCAGGAAGTATCTCAAGGAAGAGGACGCAGGCTTCTTCGATCGCTGA
- a CDS encoding NIPSNAP family protein, whose protein sequence is MIYELRIYDCLPGRLPALLKRFSEQTLAIWERHGIRQAGFFTTAIGENSNRLTYFLAWESLAEREAKWTAFVSDPVWHKAREESERDGQIVANISSQLLTPTAFSSVK, encoded by the coding sequence ATGATCTACGAATTGCGTATCTATGACTGCCTGCCGGGCAGGCTGCCGGCTCTGCTCAAGCGCTTTTCCGAGCAAACGCTGGCCATCTGGGAGAGGCATGGCATCCGCCAAGCCGGGTTTTTCACCACGGCGATCGGCGAAAACAGCAATCGCCTCACCTATTTCCTCGCCTGGGAATCGCTGGCCGAGCGTGAGGCGAAATGGACGGCTTTCGTCAGCGATCCGGTATGGCACAAGGCCCGGGAAGAGTCTGAGCGCGACGGGCAGATCGTTGCCAATATCAGCAGCCAGTTGCTCACGCCGACAGCTTTCTCGTCTGTGAAATAG